The DNA region ttcttccttacttccttctgcgcgtttttctgttcatccgtcgcatctgctgctatcggaacataaccatcagtgacaagatctagaacatcttgagcaccgaacagtacacgcatttggatcatccaacgattccagtttttaccgtcaaatactggaagtttggtgttcatgttgccgtttccgttcatctttctaccttgcacaaAATTCATCTAATTCATTAAGACAAAATTCATCCAATTCATCCACCAAAAAATTCATCTAATTCACCCACTACATAAAAACTAAGTTAATGGATTGAATTAAATTCATTAATTTATATACATGGATTGATCCAATCAATCGAACACATTTTAATGATTCAATGGATTCTTTTATCTTCATTAGATCATTACAAAAactgaatatatatatatatatatatatatatatacatatatatatatatatatatatatatatatatatatatatatatatatatatatatatatatatatatatatatatatatatatatatatatatatatatatatatatatatatatatatatatatatatatatatataaagcCATTTTGAAACATTTTTTATCACGGTTGTAACTTCCAAGCACCTActattttgtatttttttatctATTTTAAGTCTTTTTTACCATAGTTGGAACttccaaccgtggtgaaaagtgGCACATGGTCAAAAGTTCGAATCCTAGAACCTAcagttttattttttatttatttttaagccaCTTTTTATCATGGTTGGAAGTTCCAACCGTGGTGAAAAATTACGCATGGTCATGAGTCCATATCCTAGCACctataattttgtttttatttattttaagtcaCTTTTGACCACGGTTGGAACttccaaccgtggtgaaaagtCACTCAGGGTCATGGGGAAATATAAACGCATTTATTGAGTTTCTTCACCGTCCTTAAACAATCATTTACCATCCATTTAGGGAGTATCAACACTCAAGAAACTGTCATTAGTGATCCGCGTGAAACCTAAAACTTAgatgaacttccaacttagatGAACTTCATCTTCTACCTCCAAACATCATCTTCCATTTACGACACTCTATTTCTCCACTAAACCAAGCTCGAAAATATCATTTCTTCCATAAACAAAACTCGAAAAAATTATTTCTTTCATTCACAAATTTCAGAACTTCGTCACCTCTTCTCCAACTTGAATGAGACAGGGAAACCATTGATTCAAGTTAGCAATGTTAATTGTTGTTCTCGTTGTTGTTCTTATTGTtcttttttgttgttgttgttcttctacttcttcttctttatattgtttttattcttgttgttcttgttgttgttgttattgttgttgtttttgttgttcttgttgtagttcttgttgtttttgttcttgttgttcttgatgttgttgtCGTTGTTCTATTGctgcattttattttattttattaaaagacatACAACAATGGTTGTTTAAAGTAACCGTTGTGATATGTTACACACTACTTGACTTATAATCACAATCGCACGACCATGTTGGAAAGAATTATACATACAATCACACATTACCTCACAACGGTTGATAGGACGTGATTGTATCCCTTTTTCAGACGCTATGAGAGGTATTTTCCATATTAGTGAAGTGAGACGAGGACCAATACTTCATAAACGTCCCCTTGCAGAACTGGGAAGACATAACAGAGGAGTAGCAAAAAATAAGATGGGCCTCTGGTGTATAAAGCTTCACTAGCAAGAAATGCTCCATAAAATTATCCCAATCCTGAGTGAAATGTTCAAACCAAGGATCGTCCATGTGGAAACTGATGATCCCTTGGCCGTGATAGTTAACCCGATAAATGTGAACCAGCTAAAATATATTGAAAAACAACCTGATTGGGGGTTTCCAAGACATATATCTCAGCACACGGTTGGAATACCCTCATGAAAGCCCATGACCCCAGATGAAGCTAAGGAAGAGAAATTTTTAAATGTTTTAGGACAACCACTTCGAAGTCAAAAAGGCACCCATGATCTTATCCTTGTGAATAGGAACTCATATAGGGGAATTATGCAATCATCAAAAGAACTGCATATCCTCTTCTCTAGTACAACTGTAAGAATCGACCATTCCTAAGGATTTCCGACCACGAAACCATCAACCTCTATTGTTGCCTAGTGTTAAGAACAAACGAGGTATCCCCGCCTTTGCATCCATCCAGCCATACCTCACCGCATCGACCGACTCCAACAACGTCACGCCTCTAGAAATTTCACCGGTGTGATCCAAGACACCATGTCTGATCTGCCTTGGGAGTATAAGTCAGCCTTCACCTCATCATCACTAGGTATGTGACCGATGGTTCTCAAGGAAAGTTTAATGAAGACATAAACATGTTCTATCATCCGCTGGATAACTTGTATTTCCTCCTCCGTCAAAACGGGAGGGGCATGATGACCTCAATACGATTCACCTCTCTTCCAACATTTGATAAAATTACTTCTAATGAGTCGGGTAAAGAAGCTCCTTCCTCTAGGGCATCTGTAACACCCTAAACACCCAAACACTTATCTTTTAAAAACATACGGATAATTTACTCAACACCAGGGTGTCACATTTTCTCAGCGTAAACAACTTTCTCAATTATCATATTATAGAAGCGaagataaataataaaaaaacaacTCAACCTAATTGTCTCGCAAATAAAAATCATCTTCATTTCCAATCATAAATAGTTCAAAAATCTCATAACACAAAACAGAAAGGCAACTCGTCCCCACGTTACACTATCAGAGCGATACGCAAAAACTGAAATAAACTCAAAAGCAATAGATTACGAAGAAGACCATTGCACCATCTTCCAAAACACAACAATAGCTAAGGCTCCTCTACCCGAGTATCTGCATCATAGGCGTAAAGAACAATACATACAAACAAACAGGGGTGATAATACATTCACGTATGTTAGTGGTACATAAAGTAGCAAGGAGAGTGCAAATAATATTACTCATCAATCACATAAATCATCCACAATAAAAATCAAGTACAAATGCGGTTATGTATGCATTGTACCTCATCTCCTCTACTCCATTGGATGTGATACCAAGGTTTTTGGATATCATAGGGATGTTGTTGGTTAACCCACTTGTCATTGGTTCCCCTCTAAACCTGGTTCTATCTCTGAACCATTAGACTCGTTATTGGTTCCTCTATGAATCCTGGTTCCATCTTTGAACCATCAGACTCATCACAAGTTCCTCTCTGAACATGAGACGTGTCACTTGTAACATCCcatttttttagtatttaattattatactattattattatattttaatttaattatgtggagtgataattaaataatggaattaattaattaaattggtgtgcatagtgagtggATAATTATTggaatttaaatagaggtatttaaatattaggtattttgggcctagtgattaaattagatgatttaagccaACTAGAATAccattataaatagtaagagtgaagggAGTGAGAATCataattcacttgagcactgaaggcaatagagaaagaggagagggaACGTAAAGAGGAGTTAAGGTTTCCATCAGAGttacaaggtaaggggggaaatccttactattatgggttagtatgattgggtcaatgggtaggaacatgttttaggttgaaatccttaattggcatgaatcggaattattaggttttgataaatacccttgaattgtgatgaataaattatgttaaaactgtgaatgaatctatatttgggtgagtcgtaattttctgaacgtgtagctttttacggaatcgaaatcggaggtccggaagtcctccaacggcgaaaaatgcgggtaattctgcattctgttcgttgttagcgcaggaacaactttctgttttgcgttaaccggttaacccagggcgttaaccggttaacactgttatgataattaaaaaaaaaaaattctgTCTTGggttaacaggttaacccagggcgttaaccggttaacactgttatgataattaaaaaaattaatttctgtcttgcgttaacatGTTAACCCAGGtattatccgacgcatgatttagagttggccgccgttgtgtttgtgttgaaactttggagacattacttgtttggatcgaggtttgatgtgtttagtgatcacaagagtttgaagtacttgttcgatcagaaagaattgaatatgaggcaaaggagatggttggaattcttgaaggattatgattttggtttgaattatcatcctgggaaggcgaatgttgtagccgatgcattgagtaggaagtcattgcatatgtctatgttgatgatgcgggagtttgaattgttggagcaatttagagatttaagtttggtttgtgaagcgacgtcttcgtgtgttaagcttgggatgttgaagcttacgtgtggcattcttgacgagattagagaaggtcagaagtcagatttgaagttagtcgatgttatgacattgattaaccaaggtaaaggtggtgactttcggattgatgagaatggtatcataAGATGTCGTGATCGAGTGTGTGTTCCGAATGTTATAGActtgagaaagaggattcttgaggaagggcatagaagtggtatgagtattcatcctggggctactaagatgtatcaagacttgaagaagatgttttggtggcaaggtatgaagaaagatgtagcggaatttgtgtattcctgtttgacttgtcttgagtcgtctatagttatgtgatcattgaatgcatgtattgtTGTGAGTGTGATGTACATTGAAATATGTGGAATAATTGTCtgttaatattattgacgtgattatactaagtgtgatgaattcttaaattgtgttttaattcattgtgccttattatgctatttcataatgatttggaattctcaccctttctgtttgaatgttacctttacatgggtatcgtgtagatactacagagtagtattgctggagtaggtggacggtagctcgctcaagattagctgaAGAGTTTCCATATTTAGTTTGAAttggtaatgagtcaatgctctggtcatgtaacactgggtagattagcgatgttgaactcgtatcttattttgatatgctttatgtcataaatcgttttatttaatttgaagtagtgaccatggtatgggacatggatcattttatgaaatgcatgagtattctttattttccgctgcgaacgcatatgcttgaatattcatgatgattgGGATGTGTTACTTTAATTggccaggtgtattgttggtttttgaaaagttttaagttTCTAAAACGTCGATGTGATGCCCTTTTCTTATATGCGTGTTTATTTACTCTGTTTATATGTTAATTAATTtgggtagaaaaaggggtgttacatcACTAGACCAAAATCTATCATATATCTCCGATAtacatgatgcatgaatgcaacaaaaTAAATGTGATACTCATCTCAAACCTCCAACTTTAATACTCTTCATCGGTTCCTCTCTGAACCTATAACTTAGCATGAACTTTGCCAATATAAGACCACACATTGGTTCCTCTCTGAACCAACATCTCAACACAAGTCAACATTTTAATCACAATTTAGCATAATAATCAAATTATGTAATTTCTCAACAAAACTCATCAATATTCACCAACAACATCAAATAAACATCGAAAATAGAAACTACTCGAGAAGTCGAGTCAAACAACCCAAAATCGGTCAACCATAGGTATGAAGGTCCTCCCACCAGGCATGACGGTCGTCACGCCTTCCTATCACCTCTCTCTCTCATGCAAACATCGTCATACCGATGCTCGAGCAAGGAGTTCGTCCCTGGGGTCCATGACAGCCTGCCTATTACCCGACTCTCAATGGAGTGACAATTGGCTCACTATGAAGGTGAGGCTTGCCAGCGTTGTGCAGAATGAAGAATTTTTCATTTTCACCGTTGGAGAACTTCCGAAGCTCCGATTTCGATTCCAAAAAACTCAAAATTCTCAACAAAGCATCACACATCATTTATACAGCATTATGTATATCAATTTCATGCAAAATAATCATTTAACATCAAAGTATTCATACTTTTCATCAAAACatcacataatcatatgaacATCAAAAATAAGAATTTCACATACAATTTAATACGGAAATCAGTCACAAATTACATCACGAATTTCACAACACATCCCTACAATCAAGAGAGTTTTTGCACAAACTATTTCTAGATCCAACAATTTTATCAATGGAAGAAAATTagaaataaaatagaaagaaaataGAAAGAGGATAAGGAATCTTCTATATCCACCCATGTCATGAATCCTCGAATTTACAGTAAATATTGAAACTTTTGACAATGAAAGCTCTCTTCTCTTAACCCTTGCTCTACTAGGACTCTCTCTGACTCTAATGACAACTATTTCTCATAACCACAACCCTAACTCTAATTCTCTTATCTATTTAAATAAAACTAGACTAACTTTATTAATTCACTAACTCCCTTAATTCTCACTAATTCCACCATTTCCTTAATTTTAATTAAGATTCTAATTTCCTCCCTAAAGCTTAATTTCtcattatttttattatttaaataattaaaaactAATGATAATTCTATTACAATTCTACCCAACCTCAATAATACCAATAAATCAAATAGAGCATCCCAATCAAATAATATAAATCATTTAAAACccaattaaaataaaataaatgaaaaatcggggtgttacagaatCCCCAAACACCACTTTAGATTTATAATCGTCAAATAAGGATATCATTTCTGGAACCATGCGATCATGAGCAAGCGGATGAAGATGCGAATAAAGGGATTCACCCATTGACACGACATAAAAAATATCACTTCTAGAGTCACTCATTAGGTTAATACTACTATCACTCATTATGACTAAAGAAGATGAAATGTTGAAAGATAAAAACTGAGTTAATGAGGGTACCTGGTTGGGTGAGATTGATGATGTGAAATAGATAAAGAATGAGCAAAGACTTTTATCAAGGCATAGACTACAATCGTTATGATTGATACTCCCAGGGAAAAAAGATGAAAGTGTTTCTCAATAAGTGACTATGAATAAGCTTAAATGCCGAAGATTGCGAAAAGTTCCCAAAATGCTCAACTCCTCATATTTTTAGGAGAAGTTAATTGAACGACCCATGTCTGAGAATTAGATTTGTTACACAAACTCAAGTGCACTATAAGTTGCACCATGCCATAATTTGTCACATTAGCACACATGTTAGAAGAAGACGACGAAACGTTTCAACGATGGAAATGCATTTAATGCGCTTGTTCCCCACTACTTTTTCAACTAACTCCATGCTTTTCATTTCTAACTCACACCGGACAACATCTTAGAGGTCGGCCAAATCACTTAAGGCTTCTCCAAGTCACTCAATGCCCGACAAAGCCTTGGGGCAACTTTCCTGGAAAAGCTAAGGCTCAATTCAGCTCAAATCCAGACCATTTGAACTAGGTATAAAGTTAGTTTACAGGGAAAGCAAGAAACATTATTTGATCTCCACTTTTCACTATAATCATTTTGAATCTTGAATGACTTGAATGTTGGAGTGCTAACCATGCATGTTCATCCCACGTCGTCATAACAGAGATCAACACCACCAATTCTAGAGGTTCGGTTCATCAGTTGAATCTTTTTGTGGTTCTTGAACATAATATTTGTCTTATCGGTCATACATGGAAACATTGTCTCAATGTTGGAACAAGTTCAAGATACTAATTAGTTACGTTAGATTTGTTTTGTAAACTTCAAATTTAATATTGATAACAACTTTTGGTTACAATAAAATTGAACACGAACGCTGCTAAAATAAGAACACAAATAACAAATAAAAATATCTAACACAATAAAATAGCTAATAGCATACAACAATCAAAACAATATCATTTATTTCAGACATCATATCCACATCATGCTTGTCATTCTTAACTATCAGCCAACGACGTTGTATATCGTTAGTGTTATCTGCAATATATATGTATGAAACAAGTCTGTATATTCTTCTAACTCTTTCAGCATCTTTAATCTCTCAGATTAGCCAAAGATTCAAGTTAGTCTCGAGTTGTTCAAAAATCAATTATGCCAAAAAGAATATTCATGAGAGGCTTGGTTCACGAATAAAAAATATGCCTATAAATACTCATATTAAAACAAATGAATAAAATTTTTTTAACGAATCTGACCAGAGGTGTGAGCAAATATTTCACATTACACctttatttataatttttttttcataaatgCACTTCGATTCAATTGGTGCATTCTATTTAATTATAATACAAAAAATAgtatatataataatattttattatgtaaattaaaaaagaaaaggaaagaaagagcATATGTAAACAATCTTGACTTTATCCTTCACTAATAAGTATAGGAAAAAAACATGATAACACACAAGAAAGAAAGGTATATAGAAACATGATAATATAAAACTATAGTTAGAAGTTGATTGGTGAGTCTCAACAATACATAGATGTTAACTTTTTTCTCACCAATTTAATAAAcatttttcatttgttttcttTAACTTTTATCTGCCGACATAAACTGAGTGTACCATAAAACAAAACACTGAGACTTGTGGCATGTAAAACCAAACTTGCTTGTCATCTCTTCTCTTATCTCTTCTTCTTCTAACTTTGTTTCTCACTCTCTTTCCCTATGAACATGGATATCTTCCACAATGCATCACTTTCTACCCTTGATGATCTATTCCCTCCTCACAACATGGTTACTATATAATACTCTTCTTTTTTTATCTTTCTTTTTACTCTCTTTTATTTTATGAACTTGTTCTTTTCAACTTCTATAATTCTTGTCTTTATTGTATGTGATGTAATGTAAGTGTTAATGTTTAAATATGAATTTTCAGGAAGTGGATTTTGGGATGGAGTGGTTATCAGTTTTTGTTGAAGAATGTTTTTCAAGTAAACCAACTTGTGTCATAGAACCTTCTTCTACTCTTCAAATTCAAACAACAACTACCAACAAAAATCCTTCAAACACAATACAAAAACCTCAACAAAACCAATCTTATATACATAATTTTCTTGTCCCCAGAAAACCGAGAAGCAAAAGAAAAAGACTTTCATCTCCAAGAACCAAAATTTGGTCACATTCATATCCTCCTCTTTTGAAACAAACATATTGGTTAGCCGAAAACGAACTCGTTAACCCTAAATTAAAAATTGAGTCTAAAGTATCTGCAGTTGCATGCAGAGATAATTTGAAAAAAGACAGAAAGAATAAAAGTGATGATGTTGGAAATGCAAGAAGGTGTAGTCATTGTTTGTCACAAAGGACACCACAATGGAGGGCAGGACCATTGGGACCAAAGACATTATGCAATGCATGTGGTGTGAGGTATAAGTCTGGTAGGTTGTTGCCAGAGTATAGGCCAGCAAAGAGTCCCACTTTTGTCACTTGCTTACATTCTAATTCACACAAAAAAGTTTTGGAGATGAGAATGCAATTTAGGTAGTAGTTAATTAGTCATTAGTCAAGTTGTTTTTTATTAGTATGTGTTGTTTTTTCTTCATGTAGATTTGAGTTGGGAATTAAGGAACAAAATTTGATGAGATAGATTATTAGTGAAGTGGTTACTACATGTTTTGCTAAATATGTTAAGtttattcttcttcttttcaTGAAACAATAATAGGTGGAAGTAAATCATGGCTTGATATTTGAAATAATGTTAAGATAATGCAATTGTGATTTTGGTAAAtgtcttttttttttatttcaatcCAATTTGGAGCAAACAAGCTAGACTATATTTTTTTTGGATTTAGATATGGGCCCAAGACTTAGGAGCAGCAGGTAATAGTAAAAATTTACAAATTAAAATTTTTTTTAGACATGTTTGAAGTAGAATTAATTTTgatttaataattaattttaacGAAAAAGTTGGAATTTGAGTAAAATAACTTAAACTTCTAATTTTGAGCTTTAGATTTTAGAATTGTTGTTTAGGCTCAAATTCTTTATTCAACACACTGACTCACTTTTTATATGAATGtatttaaatataaattattttatctTCAATTAAGTACAAGTATAAGTACACTAATAGATGGCTCCACACCAGCGTATAGTCACGAAGAGTCATCCATATAGATTTGAGTGGTATGAAAAGTGTATGTCTTTCTCAGTTCAGGATTTTCAATATAAATAGGACCTCAAATATTATGTGTCTTTAAGACCAAATGATGGCAATTAAGACTAATGTCCCCTTTTTCATTGTCTGAGAGTAGTCATTTATGGCTATTTATTCATCACGGGACTTGTAAGGGAGAAATGCTTTATGGGAAAAGACCATATTGTATAGAGTCTCTCAATCATGAAGTGTGTAAGGGCGAAATGTTTTATGGAGGAGAGACCTGATTGTACAAGACTAATGTCCCTTTGCATGCACAAAACCAATTAATGAAGACCAATTCCATTGTCTTTTGTGTGAGATCGACTTGATAATGGGTCTTCATTTGTCTTAAATGCTTTGTCAGCATGTTAGATTTCATCAGTCAGAACTAAGATACGGTGCTTATGGGAAAACCTTCTCAACTTGGCCCATTCAGTTTGAACTAGCCCGGTCTTACCACAGTGAACGCCAAATGTACATGTAAAGTACAATAATTGATAACTCCGCCGACGTGAAGTCAGTAAGAGTCACACACATGAATTTTAGTGGCATGAAAAGTGTGTTTTTCTCTATTGATGGTTTCCAATGTAAATATGATCCTAAATACTATGTGTACTTAAGATCGGTTGGTGGCCATTCAAAGTAATATCCCTTTGCCTACATAATACAAATTAAATTTAATGAGAATCAAGTCCCTTGTTTTTGTGTCTGAGACCAATCATTTATGGCTATTTACGTACCTCGAATATGCATGTCTGATACACAAGGTATTAGTAAAAAATAATACATATTAAACTTGGGCTAACTAGCTTGACTTGGTCCATTAGTTGGTCATGTCCAGTTGGACAGGTTAAAAAATTGAGGCAGTTTCTTCCAGGTTTGGGTTTATATCTTGCCTAAATACCGAATTATACACATTCCTTATAGCATGAGGTTTATAAGGGAAAGATGCTTTGTGGTGAGAATTTAGATTGTACAAGATTAATGTCCACTTGCATACATAAGACCAATTAATGGGAATCAAGTCCCTTGTTTCTCTGTATGAAACCAACCATTTGTGGCTATTTAAGCACCTTGAATGATATGTCTACGTGTTACAAGTTATTATATAAAACAAGATATATTAAACCTGGGATGACCTTCTTGACTTGGTCCATTAGTTGGTCTAGTTGAGTCGTGTCATGTTGGACAAGTTAGAAATCGTGGTGGGTTCTTTAGCGTTTAGGTTTATACATGACCCAAAATATCGAATTGTACACAATACATCAACTATGAGGTTTATAAAG from Lathyrus oleraceus cultivar Zhongwan6 chromosome 1, CAAS_Psat_ZW6_1.0, whole genome shotgun sequence includes:
- the LOC127126030 gene encoding GATA transcription factor 9, which codes for MNMDIFHNASLSTLDDLFPPHNMEVDFGMEWLSVFVEECFSSKPTCVIEPSSTLQIQTTTTNKNPSNTIQKPQQNQSYIHNFLVPRKPRSKRKRLSSPRTKIWSHSYPPLLKQTYWLAENELVNPKLKIESKVSAVACRDNLKKDRKNKSDDVGNARRCSHCLSQRTPQWRAGPLGPKTLCNACGVRYKSGRLLPEYRPAKSPTFVTCLHSNSHKKVLEMRMQFR